Part of the Musa acuminata AAA Group cultivar baxijiao chromosome BXJ2-7, Cavendish_Baxijiao_AAA, whole genome shotgun sequence genome is shown below.
GAAGGCAAATCATCAGAAAATCCGAGGGTAACTATGAGAACCCGAATCTTATGCAAAAGTAAAAAGATTATCAAAACCACAATCCTTTGATTGAGAACCATCGAAGGCTTTACCCTTTCTCGACTGTTTGTCCATTTCATTATTTTAGTGACTCATGGCATTGCGCTGAAATCACTTCTTGAACTCGTTAAGAGCCTAACTTCGAGGGAGTACTAGAAAATATTAAAACATTTTATGGAGAATAGATGGCAAAACCCAGTGAGACATGTTAGCAATTAGTGGCATAGTTAACTTTGCGATATACACTTCACAGCCTGCTACAAGCATACAATTTTGTAAATATATGATCTGTGCCAATGGAACTTAATTATTAGATTGTATCGTATTGAGCCAATAACATGGAATCATTATAGTTATATTTTTATGTTCTATGCATTTTAGGACAAGAAGATTGACAAACAGGAAAACAATGCAGCATTTTTTACATCTGTTCAGTCATCTATTATATCACACTCAAAAAAGGATGTAAGTTTCTTATTTAATTGTAAAAGTGTTTCTTTATATGAAATTTTACTTACAATACTTTAACCTCCATGTTCTCTTTACTGCAGGATATAGTAAGCATTGTTGTCAGAAGAGGAGGAATCAACAATAATCAAAGCCATAACAAATGGCTTGCAACTATTCCACAGTCACCAGATTTGGTAACAATGTCTTTTGTACCTATAACTTCTCTGTTAAATGGTGTTACAGGAAGTGGGTTCCTAAGTCATGCAGTGAACCTTTACCTCCGATGTAAGTATGCAGATATCTTTCCTACCACTATtcttttaagagagagagagagagagagagagagagagagagagagaatgacacTATGTCAATTAATATTGAGCCCTCTAAGATCTGTAGTTACCCCATATGCATAAAGTCATGCCATATGCAAGTATTATAAGATCGCGGAGTGATACCAAACACATGTTAAGATTCAACTAATTATAAAAccttttgctttattttttatcTTGAGGATAGCGTATTCTAAATGGTTGCCTCATAAGTAATAATCTATTATCTTGAAGGTGTCAGCTAGCTTGGCTGATAAAAACTTCGACAAGTTATCGCAGGATTTGAATCCTGCCTTCTTCACTTTACCCTTtgaactaaaaaaaagaaaaaaacacctATTACCTTATGTATTTTCAAATAAGAGTCTCTCCTGTGTCTGGTTGTCTTTGCATATATTTTGCTGTTCCTTCATGAAGATCCTATTCTGATACATTTTGTCTGAAAGCAAATCTTGCACTACTAATAtgcattttttgtttgatatgtgGGTAGCTTTGAAATGTCTACCATTTTCTCTATCTTGCATACTGAAGCTTCTGATTCTGTTCTCATTAATGACTCAGACAAGccaccaattgaagaacttggaCATTTTTTGGAGTTCCAAATACCTCGTCAATGGGCTCCAGCATTTGGTGAGCTCCCTCTTGGTCCACGACTAAAAAAGCAGAGTTTACAATCACTCCAGTTCACGCTTTTGGGTCCAAGGCTTTATGTTAACAACATCCAGGTAACCATCAGTGCCTTCCAATACTTTTTTGTTAGTTTCTGAATTTTTCTGGGTGATTCTAGCAAACCAGCCTTGTCAAAGCCATTTTACTAGATGCAGTATTGCTTCAAGTAGGTTTACTACTGTACCGTCAGTAGTCAGGGAACTGAAATAGCAAATTTCTTTTATCTGAATGATTCTAGAGTAGTAATGTAAAATGCTGATCTcaatttttttgtcaaaaaaaattgGTTTGCCATTGAGATGATATCGAATATGTTTTCGAGTTCTTTGCCGATAATTTTGGGGTTATTTGACAACATATACTCTTGCCATAATATGGTCATTTGGGCAGCACAAGTGGCTGAAAATGCTTGCTTGGTCATTGCTGGTTTGTCGATGGATACGTTTAGGTTGCCCGTAACTTGAAAGGTAACCCCAAACTTAAAGACTTTCCGTCTTGAACAATAGGTCTGAGTTGTTTTAGGTTATtcttttgatatgttgacatcaaCCACCCAACAACCATGAacttttattaaatattaatgttGATTCTCTTGCCATGAAATCTTTTGAAATCTTTCTTCCGCATTAAATAGTGAGTGATCATGAACCTTCTGTCATGATTCAGTAAGTAGTATTGGAAAAATAATCTTCCGTTCAGCCGATGGATTATATGATGATGACATTGAACACGTCAAGGAGGTGGCTGATCAGCATGTTTAATTTGAAACTTTGCGCATCAATTTTGTCCATTGTCCTTATGGTTTTCATATATCCCCGTGTTTTTCTATAAATTTTCTACTTattcttcatatattttttttctcggtGTCTGTCGTGGTATCTTCGATATTTCTATTTAACATATCTAATGATACAGGTTGATTCAGGGAACCGTCCAGTGACAGGGATTCGACTGTACTTGGAAGGCAAGCGGAacgaccgcttagcagttcacctccaACACCTCTCTTCGCTCCCTTACATGTACCAGCTCTCTGATGCAACTACTTATGCCGATGATGACACCTTGTTCAACGACCGACAGTATTACGAGCCGATCAAGTGGTCACTGCTCTCTCACGTCTGCACGGCTCCTATACAATACAATGGAGCATGCATCGATGACTCAGCCTCCATAGTGACCAAGGCCTGGCTGCAAGTGAAGGAGATGGGCATGAGGAAGGTGCTGTTTCTTAGGCTCGGTTTCTCCAATGTCACTTCGATGACAATCCGAAGGTCCGAGTGGGACGGACCGGCTGCGGTGTCACGGAAATCTGGCATCATATCGACATTGATCAGCTCGCGCTTCAGCACAGGTCTCATACCCGAACCGAAGCCGAAGGTGGAGGTGAACTCCGCAATCTACCCAAAGGGCCCACCGGTGCCGATCAGGATGCCAAAGATGTCGAGAATTGTCGATACAACAGAGGCTTCGAGGGGGCCAGATGATCTACCAGGGTACTGGGTGGTCACCGGGGCTAAG
Proteins encoded:
- the LOC103992788 gene encoding MACPF domain-containing protein NSL1 isoform X2, which encodes MMMMVPSGRAEMTQEAVAEKAVAAIGCGYDLCSDLWLSHVKPDPEGRRLIELDQSLTHDLVLPGGVVVPNVPKSIECDRGSRTRFRSDVVSFHQMAEQFNQCLSLSGKIPSGTFNAMFDFRGRWQKDASATKSLAFDAWYVTLYGVELVSSRVVLLDKVKQEVPSSWDPAALAEFIEKYGTHIIVGLKMGGKDVVCVKQQQDSLLQETDVQNLLKKLADERFSETTNGDLILGEGKSSENPRDIVSIVVRRGGINNNQSHNKWLATIPQSPDLVTMSFVPITSLLNGVTGSGFLSHAVNLYLRYKPPIEELGHFLEFQIPRQWAPAFGELPLGPRLKKQSLQSLQFTLLGPRLYVNNIQVDSGNRPVTGIRLYLEGKRNDRLAVHLQHLSSLPYMYQLSDATTYADDDTLFNDRQYYEPIKWSLLSHVCTAPIQYNGACIDDSASIVTKAWLQVKEMGMRKVLFLRLGFSNVTSMTIRRSEWDGPAAVSRKSGIISTLISSRFSTGLIPEPKPKVEVNSAIYPKGPPVPIRMPKMSRIVDTTEASRGPDDLPGYWVVTGAKLCVDGGRIFLRVKYSLLVEMPEDDFLM
- the LOC103992788 gene encoding MACPF domain-containing protein NSL1 isoform X1, whose amino-acid sequence is MMMMVPSGRAEMTQEAVAEKAVAAIGCGYDLCSDLWLSHVKPDPEGRRLIELDQSLTHDLVLPGGVVVPNVPKSIECDRGSRTRFRSDVVSFHQMAEQFNQCLSLSGKIPSGTFNAMFDFRGRWQKDASATKSLAFDAWYVTLYGVELVSSRVVLLDKVKQEVPSSWDPAALAEFIEKYGTHIIVGLKMGGKDVVCVKQQQDSLLQETDVQNLLKKLADERFSETTNGDLILGEGKSSENPRDKKIDKQENNAAFFTSVQSSIISHSKKDDIVSIVVRRGGINNNQSHNKWLATIPQSPDLVTMSFVPITSLLNGVTGSGFLSHAVNLYLRYKPPIEELGHFLEFQIPRQWAPAFGELPLGPRLKKQSLQSLQFTLLGPRLYVNNIQVDSGNRPVTGIRLYLEGKRNDRLAVHLQHLSSLPYMYQLSDATTYADDDTLFNDRQYYEPIKWSLLSHVCTAPIQYNGACIDDSASIVTKAWLQVKEMGMRKVLFLRLGFSNVTSMTIRRSEWDGPAAVSRKSGIISTLISSRFSTGLIPEPKPKVEVNSAIYPKGPPVPIRMPKMSRIVDTTEASRGPDDLPGYWVVTGAKLCVDGGRIFLRVKYSLLVEMPEDDFLM